From Methylococcus capsulatus:
AGAACGCGGTGATCGCCGTCATCATCTGCGATCGCGGCGACCGCTATCTTTCCACCGGGGTATTTCCGGAATAATGGGTTATCGAGGCAAAAGAAAGCCGCTGCCGGTCGAGCCGATCGCGGCGCACATCGAATCCTTCGCCCATGACGGCAAGGGAATCGCCCACGTCGACGGGCGGGTGGTGTTCGTCGATGGCGCTTTGCCGGGTGAGGATGTCACTTTCGTGTATACCGAAATCAAGCGCGACTATGCCTCCGGCCGGGTACAAGAGGTCATGACGGCTTCGCCCGACCGCGTGCCGGCGCGATGCCAACATTTCGCCCATTGCGGCGGTTGCACCCTGCAATATCTATCCGAGGATGCGCAGATCGCCCTGAAGGAGGAGTTGCTGCTGGAGCAGTTCCGCCGCATCGGCAAAGTCGAGCCGGCGGGCTGGTTGCCGCCGCTGCGCGGGCCGCACTGGGGTTACCGCAGCCGGGCCAGGCTTGGGGCGCGCTATGTCGCTAAGAAGGGCAGGGAGCTGGTGGGCTTCCGTGAGCACGCCAGCGCCAAGATTGTCGACATGACCGATTGTCCCGTGTTGCACCCCGCGTTGGGCGAGCGCATCCAGGCTTTCGCCGAGTTGATCGAGGGTCTCTCGCTGCGGGAACGGCTGCCGCAGATCGAGGTGGCAGTCGGCGAGGAGCGCACCGCGCTGGTGTTCCGGGTGCTGGAGGACCCGACCGCCGAGGATTTCGCCAGGCTGGCGCAATTTGGCAAAGACCAGGGGCTGGACGTCTACATCCAGCGGGAAGGCCGCGACTCGGTTGCTCCGGTCTATCCGGAGACTGCACACGACCTGAGCTACAGTCTGCCGGAATGGGACGTGACCTTCCGCTTCGGCCCCCTGGATTTCACCCAGGTCAACATGGCGATCAACCGGCAGATGATTGACCGGGTCATGCAGGTGCTTGATCCGCAGCCGGAGGAACGCGTGCTCGATCTGTTCTGCGGCCTGGGAAATTTCACCTTGCCGTTGGCGCGCCGCGCCGGCCATGTCACCGGGGTGGAGGGCGGCGCTGAGGCGGTGGCGCGGGCGATCCGGAACGCGGCGGACAACGGTATCGGCAACGTCGAATTCCATGTCGCCGACCTGTCTAAGCCGGAGCGTTGCGGTGGTTGGGCCGGCCAGGAGTACGACAAGGTGCTGCTTGATCCGTCCCGCGCCGGCGCTCTGGAAATCCTCCAGTGCGTGCCGAAGTGGAATGCCGGGCGCATCGTCTACGTGTCCTGCAATCCTTCCACCCTGGCGCGCGATGCCGGCGTCCTGGTCCATGAATACGGCTATCGTCTGCTCAAGGCCGGGGTCATGGACATGTTCCCACACACGGCCCACGTCGAGTCCATCGCCGTGTTCGAGCGCTGAACTTAAGATCTTCACCATGAAAAGACTGTTGCTTGCGCTGGCCGCCGTGCCCGGACTCGCCCTGGCCATTCCGGCCACGCCGGTGATGACACTGTACCAGTTCAACGGACCCCTCGACATCCCGTATTACGACGCCGATGCTTTCCTGCGCAACGGCCCGGCTTCGCCGGCCGGGGCGCTGAGCCAGGGCAGTTCGGTCATCCCTTGCCTGGTTCTGAAAAACGGTCAACCACTGACCGACGCCACCGGTACGCCTTACGTCGGTTTCAAGCTCGTCGTGGATTCGCGCGCCGCCACTCCTGCCTCGGTGGAAAAGTTCAAGCAGGCCGTGGCGGAGCGCAAGACCCTGGCTGTCGCCAACCACCATTGCGATGCTTCAGTCCGGCATGTGATCGACGTTCGCAAGCTCTATCCCATGGAAAAA
This genomic window contains:
- the rlmD gene encoding 23S rRNA (uracil(1939)-C(5))-methyltransferase RlmD, whose amino-acid sequence is MGYRGKRKPLPVEPIAAHIESFAHDGKGIAHVDGRVVFVDGALPGEDVTFVYTEIKRDYASGRVQEVMTASPDRVPARCQHFAHCGGCTLQYLSEDAQIALKEELLLEQFRRIGKVEPAGWLPPLRGPHWGYRSRARLGARYVAKKGRELVGFREHASAKIVDMTDCPVLHPALGERIQAFAELIEGLSLRERLPQIEVAVGEERTALVFRVLEDPTAEDFARLAQFGKDQGLDVYIQREGRDSVAPVYPETAHDLSYSLPEWDVTFRFGPLDFTQVNMAINRQMIDRVMQVLDPQPEERVLDLFCGLGNFTLPLARRAGHVTGVEGGAEAVARAIRNAADNGIGNVEFHVADLSKPERCGGWAGQEYDKVLLDPSRAGALEILQCVPKWNAGRIVYVSCNPSTLARDAGVLVHEYGYRLLKAGVMDMFPHTAHVESIAVFER